The genome window TTGAAGAAAATCTACATGGACCATGAGTTTGAAGCGGTTTTTGAAATTAGAGATTACATACAGCATAACTTTCATGAAAAACCCATCATGTCAAAACTGACAAAAAAATATGGGATCAATTCGACAAAACTTAATGAGATTTTTAAGTATTGCTTCGGTCAGACCGTCTATAAATATTACAAACATGCAAGAATTTATAAAGTAAGAGACGAAATTATTACCACACATAAATCATTGACAGAAATTGCTTATGAATTTGGGTTTTCCGATATCAACCACTTATCAAAAAGTTTTATTGAGGAATTTGGAGAAAAGCCAAGCGAATTGAAAAACTCTTCCAAAAATGATTCACAAAAAGGCCTTGACAAATAAAGAAATAGCTAACTAAAATTGATTCATAAAATGTTATCGTTAAAAGATTTTAATTGTCTCTAATATCTAAGGAACTCTACTCCTCCTGATATATATTTAGATAAAATTTATAAACCTTTTCCTACAAACATACGCCTACTCGATCAATTACAAGATGCATAAAGTTAAGATTGGACTCATTGGTGCTGGATACAGAGGGATAATACATCTAGAAAATTGTTTGCAAAGAGATGATGTAAACATTAAGGCTGTAGTGGAACCCAACATAGAACATCACCAGAAAATTCATCAGTTATTTAAGAAATACAAGCAACCACTACCTACTATTTATAAAGACAGTAATGGTTATAAAGAAATGATGACTTCCATAACATTGGATGCTGTTATTATTTCTGTGCCTTGGGATTTCTTTTTCGAGATTACGGCCTTTGTTCTCCAATTCCCTGTTTATGTAGGTATTGAAGCCGCTAGTGCTACCTCCTTAGAACAACTTTATACATTAAAGGAAATTAAAGAGACACATGGTACGCAATGTATGTTACTTGAAAACACTTGTTTCCATAGAGATGTCATGGCGATTCAAAATATGATTGATCAAGGACTTTTTGGAGAGTTAGTACATTGCAGAGGGGGTTATGAACATGATTTACGTTCGATTAAGTTTGATGAAAACATGAATTATGGAGAAGGTGCGAAAGGTGAAGCAAGTTGGCGAACAAACCATTCAATCACTAGAAATGGCGATTTATATCCTACCCATGGTATTGGGCCCATTGCCTCATTCCTAAAGATTAATAGAGGAAATGAGTTTGTATCTATTGTCTCTCATGCGTCGAAGTCTGTGGGTCTAAAAAGTTATGTAGCCAAACATAAAGGTGAGCACCATCCTAATGCTAAAGATAAATATATACTAGGTGATGTCATTACATCTACACTTACGACCAAAAATGGTGAAACGGTGATCCTAACACACAACACTAATGTGCCTAGGCCATATTCTCTCGGTTTTAGAGTACAAGGAACGAAAGGCATTTGGATTCAGGAACATGGCAACCACCTCCATTTGGAAGATTATACAGATCGTGATGAATGGATGAATCAACCACATCAGATTTTCAATAAATATGATCATCCGGATTGGAAAAAATACCAATATGATGCTGCAAAAACTGCTAGACATCAAATGGACTATTTTGTCTTAAAGGAGTTTATTGAAGCAATTAAATCACATAGGACACCAAAATATGATATCTATGATATGCTAACTTGGCTGGCCATTTCACCGTTATCTGAGCAATCAATAAAAGAAGGAAATAGGACCATTAAGTTTCCAAACTTCAAAGAAAAAAGAACGGAGGAAGCGATTTATTAGTATAGTATCAACCGGAATTATACAAGGTTTAAGCTCATCAACTCTTTTATTGTACTGTTATAAACTTTCACAATCCGGTTATTTATAATTTTTTTTTACCAACGATTGTTCTTTTTTTACTAAACCAGACTTTCGACATCGCCGTTTATTTAACTGTAACACATTAAAGCAGACAAAAGAAATTACACATCATCAGTTTAAACAATTACATTAAAACAAAGCATTTTTAATACGAGCAGAAAAAGTCGACCTTTTGGATCGACTTTTTTTTATTGCATAAAAACAGCTCCAACCCAATGAAACTGTTCAATATATTACGATTCTATTCTTGTTCGATAATGTGAGGGGGACACTCCAAATTGTTTCTTAAACAGTCTGGTAAAATATAATGGGTCGTTGTAACCTACTTCATATGCTACATCACTTACTGGAATTTCGGAAACCTTCAGCAATTCTTGTGCTTTTACCAACCGTTCCTGCATAATGTACTTCGAAGGCGAGATCCCATATACTTTTTGGAACTCTCTTTTAAATGTGGAAAGGCTCATATCATTTAGTTTAGCAAGCTCCTCTAAAGTTAAATTAGAGAATTTATGCAATTCAATTACCTTTTTCAGTTTAACGACTCTTGGTGAATATAGATCATGGATAAGTTCAACAACTGAACTTACATTTCTAGTTTGTACCAACAGTAAAACCAATTCTTTGATTTTAAGTTCAATAAGATCTTGATTGACCAGAGAAGGGTTATCAAAATAAAACTCTAACGAATCTATAAACCTAGCGATTACGGCATCATCTACTATATGTTTTGTATTCGTGGGCTTATCTCTTTTCTCAATAAGTTTGGGTAGTTCGTGAATGTAGAGTTTCTTTAATACTTCTGGATATAAATGCACCGCGATTACTTCAACATTTCCAGAGTTTTGTTTACCTAAAAACTCAAGAAAGTAAGTATCACATTTTAACAAGACAGCTTCTTTTTTCTTGATGTCCATTTTTTCATTTGCAGAATGTAAAGTGATATCTGCATCTTTCATGTATAGAAAACACCCTTCATCCTGAAAAACCCGTTCTTTAGTAAACGGGACCTCAATTTGAATTTTTTCTATTAATGGCTTTCCATCATATTCAAAAACCTGTGTTGTAATTGCTTCCATTAGATTAAAGTTATGGAATAATATGAGTTATTGAAAAAATCCTTCTACATCAAATATTAATGCAGAAGGATTGATTGAAGAGATTAGACAGTAGCTTCTTTTTCCCATTTAAAGGATTGGAAGTTCTTATCTAATGGTGTTTGTGATACATGATTGGTATAATTACTAATTGTTTTTTGTGCTAAACCTAAAATCACATCCAATACATTTCTATGTGTGTACCCTGCAGCATAGAAGCTATTTAAATCTTCATCTGATACAAAACCACGTTTTCTGATCATCTGTAAAGTAAATGTTCTTAGCGCTTCAAGTTTTTCAGACTGTAAAGGAGTTTCGTTTCTTAACGCCTCAGTGATTGCACTATCTATGTTCATTGCATTTGCAATTGCAGTATGAGCAGGAACACAATAATGACATTCGTTTTCAACATTAATCGTTTGCCATACTACAGTAAGTTCCTCTGAATTAAACGATGAGTTTGTAAATAATTCATGTAGCTCATCATATGCTTTTGCCAACTGAGGAGATTCTACTAATGTCCCGATTAAGTTGGGTACAAAACCGAAAGCTTTTTGCTTTTCTTCCAAGATTGATTTTGCTTCTTGGTCTACAGTGTCGAAAGTGTGTACTTTAAAATTTCTCATGGTAATAGGTTGATTTAAATTTGAATAACTATTTCGTTTTGTTGTTGTAACAAATGTAGCAGAGTTCAATTCGTTTAAAATGGACTATTAGGTCAAGAATATGGACAAGTCAAAAAAACACCCCAAGACTATTAAAAAGGGTGATTCATAGTGTCAGTCTTTTTTACAACAACCTCAGCTTTTCATACAAAAGATTACTTTTTAAATCCCCCACCTTTGTATTGTTCGATAGGAACAACAAATCAAAATCTATTCAACCTTTAAAAAATTATTATTATGACTATTTCAGAATACGTACTAGTTAGATTAAATGAATTAAATGTAAACCACTTATTTGGTATCCCTGGCGATTATGACTTACCTTTTTTTGATGAGATGATTGATAAGAAGACAGGCGTTAAACATATTAATAGCAGAAACGAATTAAATGCAACGTATGCTGCTGATGGATATGCAAAATTAAATGGATTTGGTGCTGCTGCAGTTACATTTGGAGTTGGATCCTTAAGTACAACAAATGCCCTTGCAGGTGCTTATGCAGACAATACTCCTATAGTAGTTATATGTGGTGCTCCAAATAGAAATACTTCTAAAACATTAGGACGAAAGCAGCTCCACCATTTAATTGATCAGGACTTAGATACTTCACTTAAAGTGATGTCAAATTTTACTGTTGGTTCAATTCGCCTAGAAAATTCTGAAACGGCTGCAGAAGAAATTGATCAGCTTCTTTTAAAATCTTATTTCCAAAAGAAACCCGTTTACCTTGAAATCCCTTATGATTTACAAAAAGCGGAAGTTGCAGCTCCAGACAAACCATTAGACCTTAATAAAAATATATCGAACCCTCAAATGCTATCGGAAGCTGTAGAAGCTATCAAGAAAGAAATTGAGAAGGCTAAAAGCATATCTAGCTTGGTTGGGCCTGTGTTGGATCGTAATCAGCAGATTTTAAATGCAGATAAAATCATTAGACATCTTAATGCCTGTGTAGGTACCGTTTTTACTGGAAAAATCTCTCACTTTGAAGACCACCCAAATAGTGTGGGCTTATATCAGGGAAAAGTATCCGAAGAATATACTTATAAAATGATAGAAGGGGCTGACCTAGTAATTACCTTCGGAAACCCGTATACTGAATTTGATAGTGGTGTTTTTACTGATGATATCGGTACTAACCAAGCTTCTATTCATATCCAAAATGATCATGTTATCATTAATGATGAATTTTATATGGGTGTATATCTTAAAGACATTTTGCCAATTCTTGCCGAAGAAGTACAATCGTTAGCCCCAAAATCATTATCTATAGATCCTACTCAACGAAAATTTTCCTTCGAATTAAAAGATCAGTTTACACCAACAGACAATGCC of Flammeovirga agarivorans contains these proteins:
- a CDS encoding Gfo/Idh/MocA family protein, encoding MHKVKIGLIGAGYRGIIHLENCLQRDDVNIKAVVEPNIEHHQKIHQLFKKYKQPLPTIYKDSNGYKEMMTSITLDAVIISVPWDFFFEITAFVLQFPVYVGIEAASATSLEQLYTLKEIKETHGTQCMLLENTCFHRDVMAIQNMIDQGLFGELVHCRGGYEHDLRSIKFDENMNYGEGAKGEASWRTNHSITRNGDLYPTHGIGPIASFLKINRGNEFVSIVSHASKSVGLKSYVAKHKGEHHPNAKDKYILGDVITSTLTTKNGETVILTHNTNVPRPYSLGFRVQGTKGIWIQEHGNHLHLEDYTDRDEWMNQPHQIFNKYDHPDWKKYQYDAAKTARHQMDYFVLKEFIEAIKSHRTPKYDIYDMLTWLAISPLSEQSIKEGNRTIKFPNFKEKRTEEAIY
- a CDS encoding helix-turn-helix transcriptional regulator, yielding MEAITTQVFEYDGKPLIEKIQIEVPFTKERVFQDEGCFLYMKDADITLHSANEKMDIKKKEAVLLKCDTYFLEFLGKQNSGNVEVIAVHLYPEVLKKLYIHELPKLIEKRDKPTNTKHIVDDAVIARFIDSLEFYFDNPSLVNQDLIELKIKELVLLLVQTRNVSSVVELIHDLYSPRVVKLKKVIELHKFSNLTLEELAKLNDMSLSTFKREFQKVYGISPSKYIMQERLVKAQELLKVSEIPVSDVAYEVGYNDPLYFTRLFKKQFGVSPSHYRTRIES
- a CDS encoding carboxymuconolactone decarboxylase family protein, with amino-acid sequence MRNFKVHTFDTVDQEAKSILEEKQKAFGFVPNLIGTLVESPQLAKAYDELHELFTNSSFNSEELTVVWQTINVENECHYCVPAHTAIANAMNIDSAITEALRNETPLQSEKLEALRTFTLQMIRKRGFVSDEDLNSFYAAGYTHRNVLDVILGLAQKTISNYTNHVSQTPLDKNFQSFKWEKEATV
- a CDS encoding thiamine pyrophosphate-binding protein — translated: MTISEYVLVRLNELNVNHLFGIPGDYDLPFFDEMIDKKTGVKHINSRNELNATYAADGYAKLNGFGAAAVTFGVGSLSTTNALAGAYADNTPIVVICGAPNRNTSKTLGRKQLHHLIDQDLDTSLKVMSNFTVGSIRLENSETAAEEIDQLLLKSYFQKKPVYLEIPYDLQKAEVAAPDKPLDLNKNISNPQMLSEAVEAIKKEIEKAKSISSLVGPVLDRNQQILNADKIIRHLNACVGTVFTGKISHFEDHPNSVGLYQGKVSEEYTYKMIEGADLVITFGNPYTEFDSGVFTDDIGTNQASIHIQNDHVIINDEFYMGVYLKDILPILAEEVQSLAPKSLSIDPTQRKFSFELKDQFTPTDNAITIDRLFVQFANFMESGDTLYGDTGGYINLSQAEFKKDISIMGCGNWGSLGAGFGMSVGGSFAASERKTGKVVSITGDGAFLMSAQDLSTLIEHKQDITLIILDNSGYGAERQIYPGKERSYNDFLPWNYEKLAPALGGVEGVTCHSYVANTEKDIDKIFTEVIENKGVNVVRIMIDPWDSASFNVRFSEALRH